The Primulina eburnea isolate SZY01 chromosome 8, ASM2296580v1, whole genome shotgun sequence genome contains a region encoding:
- the LOC140839481 gene encoding cytochrome P450 CYP94D108-like codes for MVIHFLFIFLIFIYFYVFFYRAKSKKITYGFRSYPLVGSLPDFLLNRHRFLDWSTEVLSNCPTNTAVFHRPGKVNGVIHANPQLVEHMLKSNFDNYPKGVRFRTLLEDFLGGGIFNTDGELWKIQRKTASYEFNTKSLRNFVMENVTVELQKRLIPILETAAEEERVLDAQDILERFAFDNICKLAFNVDPGCLGGDGTAGGEFMQAFEDAATLSSGRFMYALPRSYVVKKFFNLGSEKKLKNSIATVYDFADKIISTRMEEKSEKKDEDLLSRFMGNGENSVEYLRDIVISFILAGRDTTSSALSWFFWLLSSKPDVEETIIQELDKIRQKNGKKIGDIFTFDELREMHYLQASISEAMRLYPPVPIDTKACNEDDILPDGTFIGKDWFISYHTYAMGRMVSIWGSDCCDYKPERWIENGICKQESPFKFPVFHAGPRMCLGKDMAYIQMKSIAAAVLERFAIQVLMEKGKCPEHLLSLTLRMKGGLPVKVKKRIMSA; via the coding sequence ATGGTAATCCACTTTCTCTTCATCTTCTTGATTTTCATCTACTTTTACGTGTTCTTTTACCGTGCAAAATCCAAGAAAATTACATACGGATTCAGAAGCTACCCGCTCGTCGGTTCTCTACCGGATTTCCTCCTCAACCGCCACCGCTTCCTTGACTGGAGCACAGAAGTGTTGTCCAACTGCCCCACCAACACTGCGGTCTTCCACCGTCCCGGAAAAGTTAACGGCGTCATCCATGCCAACCCGCAACTTGTCGAGCATATGCTGAAATCGAACTTCGATAACTACCCAAAAGGCGTGCGCTTCAGGACCCTTCTCGAAGATTTCCTTGGAGGTGGAATCTTCAACACGGATGGAGAACTATGGAAGATTCAGCGCAAAACGGCGAGTTATGAGTTCAATACGAAATCCCTCCGGAATTTCGTCATGGAAAATGTAACTGTGGAGTTGCAGAAGCGTTTGATCCCGATTCTTGAAACGGCGGCTGAAGAGGAGAGAGTTCTGGATGCACAAGACATTCTCGAAAGATTTGCGTTTGATAATATCTGTAAACTTGCGTTTAATGTTGATCCAGGTTGTCTGGGCGGAGATGGAACCGCAGGTGGGGAATTCATGCAGGCTTTTGAGGATGCCGCGACGCTCAGTTCCGGTAGATTTATGTATGCTTTACCAAGATCATATGTAGTTAAGAAGTTTTTCAATCTGGGGTCGgagaaaaaattgaaaaattcaaTCGCTACTGTTTATGATTTTGCTGATAAGATAATTAGTACAAGAATGGAGGAGAAATCTGAGAAAAAAGATGAGGATTTGTTATCAAGATTCATGGGAAATGGTGAAAATTCAGTTGAATATTTAAGGGATATTGTTATTAGTTTCATTTTAGCCGGCAGGGACACTACATCATCAGCTCTCTCTTGGTTCTTTTGGTTGCTATCTTCAAAACCAGATGTAGAGGAAACAATTATTCAAGAACTTGATAAAATTCGACAAAAAAATGGGAAAAAAATCGGTGATATATTCACTTTCGATGAATTGCGTGAAATGCATTATCTCCAAGCATCTATATCAGAAGCCATGAGGCTTTATCCACCGGTGCCCATAGACACAAAAGCGTGTAATGAAGATGACATATTGCCCGATGGCACGTTTATCGGCAAGGATTGGTTCATTTCATATCACACTTATGCTATGGGGAGGATGGTGAGTATTTGGGGCAGTGATTGCTGCGACTATAAGCCAGAAAGGTGGATTGAGAACGGGATTTGTAAGCAAGAAAGTCCCTTTAAGTTTCCGGTTTTTCACGCCGGCCCGCGAATGTGTTTAGGGAAAGATATGGCCTATATTCAGATGAAATCCATAGCTGCTGCTGTATTAGAGAGATTTGCAATACAAGTGTTGATGGAGAAAGGTAAGTGCCCTGAGCATTTGCTGTCTCTGACTCTAAGGATGAAGGGTGGTTTGCCCGTGAAAGTGAAGAAGAGGATCATGTCAGCTTAA
- the LOC140837927 gene encoding uncharacterized protein: protein MAPYESLYERKCSSPIYWDEVGKRAELGPVIVRQTAKLAVKIRDRMKTAQSRQKSYANKRRIDLEFAVGDHVFVNVALMKGEMRFGKKDKLSPRFIRPFEIFERVGTLAYKFTLSSNLVGVNNVFHVSMLRKYMSNPSLNYEPLQLMSNLSFEERPTRILDIHDRRLRNKVIQMVKVKWLNHSEEATWETDTEMRIRYPELFGEHDNVETGGAED from the exons atggctccatacgagtCGCTTTATGAGAGAAAGTGTAGTTCGCCGatttattgggatgaggtagggaaaagagcagagttgggtccagtcattgtcagacagaCTGCAAAGCTAGCGGTCAAGATCCGggataggatgaagactgcacagagccgacagaagagttatgcaaaTAAGCGGCGCATagatctagagtttgcagtgggtgaTCACGTGTTCGTGAATGTCGCACTTATGAAGGGTGAGATGAGATTTGGTAAAAAGGACAAACTCAGTCCTAGATTCATAAGACCATTCGAGATCTTCGaaagagttgggacactagcatACAAATTTACGTTGTCGTCGAATCTGGTGGGAGTTAATaacgtgttccacgtctcgatgctgcggaaatacatgtcgaatccttcgCTGAACTACGAGCCTCTGCAGCTAATGTCGAACTTGTCTTTCGAGGAAAGACCTACCCGGATATTGGACATACATGATAGGAGACTCAGGAACAAGGTGATCCagatggtcaaagtcaagtggctgaatcattccgaggaggctacgtgggagacTGATACAGAGATGAGGATTCGCTatccggagttattcg GTGAGCACGATAATGTGGAGACTGGAGGCgctgaagactga
- the LOC140839482 gene encoding exocyst complex component SEC15A-like yields MNAKTKRRTVTENGDTGEDSVLATMISNGEDLGPMVRLSFETGKPEALLHQLKHVVKKKEVEIEELCKLHYEDFILAVDELRGVLVDAEELKSELASDNFRLQEVGSALLMKLEELLESYSVKKNVTEAIKMSKSCVQVLDLCVKCNYHVSEGRFYPALKAVDLIEKYLQNIPVRALQSLIAKRIPLLKTHIEKRVCSEVNEWLVQIRSAAKDIGQTAIGYAASARQREEDMLARQRKAEEQSCLGLGDFTYTLDVEEINENSVLKFDLTPLYRAYHIHNCLGIQDQFREYYHKNRFLQLNSDLQISSTQPFLESHRTFLALVAGYFIVEDRVLRTAGGLLSPTELETMWETAVAKVTSILEEQFSHMDTASHLLLVKDCVTLFGATLRQYGYEVAKILETLNSSRDKYHELLLTECRQQITDVIANDSYEQMVMKKESDYQVNVLLFHLQTSDIMPAFPYIAPFSSMVPECCRVVRSFIKDSVNYLSYGVEMNYFDFVRKYLDKLLIDVLNEIILNTIHGGSIGVSQAMGIAANMAVLERACDYFIQHAAQQCGIPSRSIDRPQGSLTAKVVFRTSRDAAYLSLLSLVNSKLDEFMALSENVNWTSDDASQHANEYINEVVIYLDTVLSTAQQILPRDALYKVGSGAFEHISNSIVGAFLSDSVKRFSVNAVMSINNDLKALESFADERFHSTGVHEIYKDGSFRSCLVEARQLINLLLSSQPENFMNPVIRVKNYNALDYKKVAAICEKYKDSPDGLFGSLSNRASKQSARKKSMDVLKKRLRDFN; encoded by the coding sequence atgaatgcaaaaactaagaGGAGAACTGTGACTGAGAATGGTGATACAGGCGAGGACTCTGTTCTTGCGACTATGATCAGTAATGGGGAGGATTTGGGACCTATGGTTAGGCTTTCTTTTGAGACAGGAAAACCTGAAGCGCTCTTGCATCAGCTTAAGCATGTAGTGAAAAAGAAAGAAGTGGAGATTGAGGAGCTTTGCAAGCTTCACTATGAAGATTTCATTCTTGCGGTTGACGAGCTACGCGGTGTCTTGGTTGATGCAGAAGAGCTAAAAAGTGAGCTGGCGAGTGATAACTTTAGGTTACAAGAGGTTGGTAGCGCTCTCCTTATGAAACTTGAAGAGCTTCTCGAATCTTATTCAGTCAAGAAGAATGTTACCGAAGCCATTAAGATGTCGAAGAGCTGTGTTCAAGTGTTGGATCTTTGTGTGAAGTGTAATTATCATGTTTCTGAGGGTCGATTTTATCCGGCTTTAAAAGCTGTTGATCTGATTGAGAAATATTTGCAAAACATTCCTGTGAGGGCACTGCAGTCGCTTATAGCTAAGAGGATACCCTTACTAAAGACGCACATTGAGAAGAGGGTGTGCAGTGAAGTTAATGAATGGCTAGTACAAATTAGGAGTGCTGCAAAGGATATTGGACAAACTGCTATTGGATATGCTGCATCTGCTCGGCAAAGGGAAGAGGACATGCTGGCTCGTCAAAGAaaagcagaggagcagagttgttTGGGTTTAGGAGATTTCACCTATACACTGGATGTTGAAGAAATTAATGAGAATTCtgttctaaaatttgatctgaCACCTCTTTATCGAGCTTATCACATTCACAATTGTCTTGGCATCCAAGATCAATTTCGTGAATATTATCACAAAAATCGTTTTTTGCAGCTGAATTCAGACTTACAGATATCGTCAACCCAGCCGTTCCTTGAATCCCATCGGACCTTCTTAGCTCTTGTTGCAGGTTATTTTATCGTTGAAGACCGGGTCTTAAGGACTGCTGGTGGGTTACTTTCACCTACAGAGCTTGAGACAATGTGGGAAACTGCTGTGGCTAAAGTAACATCAATCTTGGAAGAACAGTTTTCCCATATGGATACTGCAAGTCATCTCCTTCTGGTAAAGGATTGTGTGACCCTCTTCGGTGCAACCCTCAGGCAGTATGGTTATGAAGTGGCCAAGATTCTCGAGACTTTAAACAGTAGTCGTGACAAATATCACGAGCTTCTTTTAACTGAGTGCCGACAACAAATTACTGATGTCATTGCAAATGACTCGTATGAGCAGATGGTGATGAAAAAGGAGTCAGATTACCAGGTAAATGTGCTGTTATTCCATCTTCAAACCTCAGACATAATGCCGGCCTTCCCATATATTGCTCCTTTCTCCTCCATGGTGCCTGAATGTTGCCGCGTTGTTCGTTCATTTATTAAGGATTCTGTCAATTACTTGTCTTATGGTGTGGAAATGAACTATTTTGATTTTGTGCGGAAATACCTGGACAAGCTCTTGATTGACGTGTTAAATGAAATCATACTTAACACAATTCATGGTGGCAGCATTGGTGTGTCTCAGGCAATGGGGATTGCTGCTAATATGGCTGTTTTAGAGAGGGCTTGCGATTATTTTATCCAGCATGCTGCACAACAATGTGGAATTCCCAGCAGATCAATCGATAGACCGCAAGGTAGTTTAACGGCCAAGGTTGTTTTTCGAACCTCAAGGGATGCTGCTTATCTTTCTCTGCTGAGTTTAGTGAACTCTAAATTAGATGAATTTATGGCACTTTCTGAAAATGTGAACTGGACTTCCGATGATGCATCTCAGCATGCGAATGAGTACATAAATGAGGTTGTCATTTATCTTGACACTGTTTTGTCCACCGCTCAACAAATTTTACCTCGGGATGCTTTGTACAAAGTTGGTAGTGGTGCCTTTGAACATATATCTAACTCTATCGTTGGAGCTTTTCTCAGTGATAGTGTGAAGAGATTTAGTGTTAATGCAGTCATGAGCATTAACAATGATTTGAAGGCTTTGGAATCTTTCGCGGATGAAAGGTTTCACTCAACTGGCGTACATGAAATATACAAAGATGGGAGCTTTAGAAGTTGCTTGGTAGAAGCCAGACAATTGATAAACCTTCTCTTGAGCAGTCAGCCTGAAAACTTTATGAATCCCGTGATACGGGTAAAGAATTACAATGCTCTTGACTATAAAAAAGTGGCTGCCATCTGTGAAAAGTACAAAGATTCACCTGATGGACTTTTTGGTAGTCTTTCAAACAGGGCCTCGAAGCAAAGTGCCAGAAAAAAGTCCATGGACGTGCTGAAGAAAAGACTAAGGGATTTCAATTGA
- the LOC140839226 gene encoding uncharacterized protein, whose translation MTTRAPGTLPSDTEKNPKGVNAVTATSPIKQEVIDVEGDEKEKNISKKESNDTREKGKSLNSNSNIVINSLPFPQRAKQLQLDNQFSKFLEIFKKLHINIPFAEALAQMPSYAKFLKEILSNKRKLVDFDTVKISEECSAILQNKLPPKLKDPGSFSIPCTIGTSNFNKVLCDLGASINLMPYSCFEKLEIGEVKPTTSSLQLADRSIKYPRGVVEDVLVKVDKFIFPVDFVVLDMEEDREIPLILGRPFLATGKALIDVQKGELILRFNEESVIFNVFQSIKYPNDTSDCFRIDVTDEFVECDLQGLIGEDPLEIYLIHSSPQELGNQELDECISYLDAGRPLSKTVNSRIGELGHVPRPLKSSIEEAPILEMKPLPSHLKYLFLLDDDKLPVIVLSTLTGKEEEKLLRVLRDNIKAIGWSIADIKGISSSMCMHKILMEADHKTSTQPQRRLNPAMQEVVKKEVIKLLDAGIIYPISYSRWVSPVQVVRKKGGITVVKNDINELIPTRTVTGWRAFQILKEKLITAPVIIAPDWGSPFELMCDASDTTLGAVLGQKREKCIHVIYYASMTLSAAQLNYATTEKELLAVVFALEKFRSYLIGSKVVVHTDHSALKYSMSKNDAKPRLIRWIFLLQEFDLEIIDRNGTENQVADHLSRLENPIQSNDIIRDSFPDEQLFEITNLPWYADFVNYLSIKFIPPHFTYQQKKKFFSDLKYYLWEDPYLFRICADGIIRRCVPQEEVSEILLHCHAGPAGGHFGATRTESKVPQSCFYWPTLFKDAHEYVTKCSNCQRTGNISKRHELPLNNILVCELFDVWGIDFMGPFPISFGNKYILVAVDYVSKWVEALACKTNDSNVVVQFLKKNIFSRFGTPRAIISDGGTHFCNRQFDSLLAKYGVRHKVATPYHPQTSGQVEVSNREIKRILEKTVGASRKEMG comes from the exons ATGACTACACGAGCTCCGGGTACACTACCTAGTGACACGGAAAAGAATCCAAAAGGTGTCAATGCTGTCACGGCGACGTCTCCCATAAAGCAGGAAGTGATCGATGTTGAAGGAGATGAGAAGGAGAAGAACATATCCAAGAAAGAGTCCAATGACACGAGGGAGAAAGGTAAGTCTCTGAACTCGAACTCCAATATTGTTATTAATTCACTCCCTTTTCCCCAAAGAGCGAAGCAACTGCAACTGGAtaatcaattttcaaaatttcttgagattttcaaaaagcTGCATATAAATATTCCATTTGCAGAAGCTTTAGCTCAAATGCCCTCATATGCAAAATTTCTTAAAGAGATTTTATCAAACAAGAGAAAATTGGTTGACTTTGACACAGTTAAGATTTCGGAGGAATGTTCtgcaattttacaaaataaactcCCTCCGAAActtaaggatccaggtagtTTTTCTATCCCTTGCACTATTGGAACTtcaaattttaataaagttTTGTGTGACTTAGGTGCTAGCATTAACTTAATGCCATACTCTTGTTTTGAGAAGTTAGAGATAGGTGAGGTGAAACCAACTACAAGTTCCCTACAGTTAGCtgatagatcaattaaataTCCTAGGGGAGTTGTAGAGGATGTGTTGGTGAAAGTTGATAAGTTTATCTTCCCGGTGGACTTCGTTGTGctagacatggaggaggatcgAGAGATCCCTCTTATTTTAGGGAGACCATTCTTAGCCACCGGGAAAGCTTTGATAGATGTGCAAAAGGGCGAGCTAATCTTGAGGTTTAATGAAGAGAGTGTCATATTCAATGTTTTTCAGTCCATCAAATATCCTAATGATACTTCTGATTGTTTTCGAATTGATGTTACTGATGAGTTTGTTGAGTGTGATTTACAGGGACTGATAGGTGAGGACCCTTTGGAGATTTACTTAATCCATTCATCGCCACAAGAATTGGGAAATCAAGAGCTTGATGAatgtatctcttatttggacgCAGGCAGACCACTGTCAAAAACGGTAAACTCTAGGATTGGGGAGCTTGGGCATGTCCCAAGACCTTTAAAATCATCCATCGAAGAAGCCCCGATCCTAGAGATGAAACCTCTTCCCTCGCACTTAaaatatctgtttttacttGATGATGATAAACTTCCAGTGATTGTTTTATCTACTTTGACAGGTAAGGAAGAGGAAAAGTTGTTGCGTGTTTTGAGGGATAATATCAAAGCCATCGGCTGGAGCATCGCAGACATTAAGGGGATCAGCTCTTCTATGTGTATGCACAAGATTCTGATGGAGGCCGATCACAAGACATCTACTCAGCCTCAAAGGCGTCTGAACCCGGCTATGCAAGAAGTGGTGAAGAAAGAGGTGATTAAGCTACTggacgcaggtattatctacCCGATTTCTTATAGTAGGTGGGTCAGTCCAGTACAGGTTGTTCGAAAGAAAGGTGGGATCACTGTTGTGAAAAATGATATTAATGAATTGATCCCCACGAGAACTGTTACAGGGTGGCGG GCATTTCAGATCTTGAAAGAGAAATTAATCACAGCACCTGTGATAATAGCACCTGACTGGGGGTCGCCATTTGAGTTGATGTGTGATGCAAGCGACACAACGCTAGGGGCAGTGTTGGGACAAAAGAGAGAGAAGTGCATTCATGTCATCTACTACGCTAGCATGACACTGTCAGCTGCCCAACTGAACTATGCTACTACAGAAAAAGAGCTTCTTGCCGTGGTGTTTGCGTTGGAGAAGTTTAGATCATATTTGATAGGGAGTAAAGTTGTCGTGCACACCGACCATTCAGCCTTGAAATACTCAATGTCTAAAAATGATGCGAAACCAAGGCTAATTCGTTGGATTTTTCTGTTGCAGGAATTTGACCTGGAAATAATCGATAGGAATGGCACAGAGAATCAAGTTGCAGACCATCTTTCTCGTCTGGAAAACCCGATTCAAAGCAATGACATTATTCGAGACAGTTTTCCAGATGAGCAACTCTTTGAGATCACCAATCTGCCATGGTATGCTGATTTTGTTAACTATCTTTCAATTAAGTTCATTCCTCCCCACTTTACTTATcagcaaaagaagaaatttttctccgatttgaaatattatttgtggGAGGATCCTTATTTGTTTAGAATATGTGCAGATGGTATAATCCGTAGATGTGTACCCCAGGAAGAGGTAAGTGAAATTTTGTTACATTGTCATGCTGGTCCGGCTGGAGGTCACTTCGGGGCAACTAGAACTGAATCCAAAGTCCCACAGTCctgtttttattggcctactctttttaaggatgcaCATGAATATGTCACAAAATGTTCAAACTGTCAGCGCACAGGTAATATCTCCAAGAGGCATGAATTACCTCTCAATAATATTCTTGTGTGTGAATTATTCGATGTGTGGGGTATAGATTTTATGGGTCCCTTCCCGATCTCTTTTGGGAACAAGTATATTTTGGTAGCcgttgattatgtgtctaagtgggtggaGGCACTTGCATGCAAAACTAATGACTCTAACGTGGTTGttcaatttttaaagaaaaatattttttcacgttTTGGAACACCTAGAGCCATTATTAGCGATGGGGGTACTCATTTTTGCAATCGTCAATTCGACAGTCTGTTGGCAAAGTATGGGGTCCG